The Gammaproteobacteria bacterium genomic sequence CAGGCTGGCGTTGCCGGCGCAGTTGATCAAATGATCGAGACAGGCAGCCAATTCATCGTGGCTGGCATGCTCGGTGGCAAGCCGGGTGCGGATGCGGCTGCCCAGGGGAATCAACGCCTCCTGACGCAGCTTGTCGGGGAGCCGCGCATCGCCCGCGAGTACAACGCACAACAGCGGCTGCGAATCGAAACGGGCGCTGGCCAGCAAGCGCATTTCGCACAGCACGGAGGGATTCATTTCCTGCGCTTCATCGATCAACAGCACCGCGCGGCGGCGCGTCGATTCGAGGTGCGCGAACCAGCGCTCGCGCAAGATCTTGAATCCTGCCCAGCGGTTGCTCGGCCGCAGGGGCACGGTAAAAATATCGGCGAGCTCGCGATAGAAATCGCTGAGATTGCTCTGCGGATGATTGATGACCCCGACGCTAAGATCGGGCAATCGGGAAAGGCGTTCGGCCAACAAGCGCAAGGCAACGCTCTTGCCGGTGCCCGGGTCGCCATGGATCATAGCGAAGCCGCCTTCGCGTACCTGCGCGTGTTCGATGCGCCAGCAGAAGTTCTCCACCTTTGGAGGGACGAACAGCGCCTCAGTCGGTAATTCAGGCGAGAACGGATTGAATTTCAATCCGTAGATGGCGAGCAGTTTGCTATTCATGGGAATTCTCCTGGTCGTGATGGGGCAAATAAGCGGGCGGCAGCCCGGTGGCGGCATAGTCGGCGATGCATTGGGCGAGCAGCGGCGCCATGCCGGTTGGCGGCAACGGCGTGAGATCCGGGCCAACAGTCTCGAGCGCACGGCGCTGGCCATCGGCGTTGGCCGCTTTGTCGAGCGGTTTCACGGCGCACAGAATGGCGCCGGTGTGCGGGTCCATCAGATCGACGTGGGTGAGATCCCAGCGCGCATAGCGCAGATTGACCACACCAAGATGACGATAGCGCGAGGGGATTTCGAAGCGCTGCCCGGCCAGACTGACCGTGCCGTCGGAACGGCGCTGGGTGCGGGTTACTTCGATGCGGAAAGCGGCGCGCAAGACATCGCTGGCTGGGCAATCGCGGCTCACGTTCGGGCCTTCGAGGTAATGCTCCAGCGGCGTCGCGTTGATTTCCGAGTGGCGCGTGCGGTGGTATTCCTGCTCGACCCAGGCTTGCGTCGCTTGATTGAGCAAATCGAGCGTAAGGCGCTCTTCCCCTTCGAGCATCGCCATTAGTCGCCCCTCAATGCGGCCCCAAAACGACTCCTGCTTCGCGTTCTGATACGGACTCAGGGGCAAGATCGTCTGATGCACCACGCCGAGTGTGGCGAGCCCGCCCACAACTTCCTCGCTGATCATTGCCGCGCCATTGTCCGACATCAGGGCACGCGGCAAACCACGCTTCATGAACGCCTGGCAAAGGCCATGCGCGAGGCTCTCGGCGGTTTCGTCGAGATACCACTGCAGGTGACAAACGAGACGAGAGCGGTCGTCGATGACGCCGAACAATAACGGTTTCTCCCAGTTACCTTGGCGG encodes the following:
- a CDS encoding ATP-binding protein, translated to MNSKLLAIYGLKFNPFSPELPTEALFVPPKVENFCWRIEHAQVREGGFAMIHGDPGTGKSVALRLLAERLSRLPDLSVGVINHPQSNLSDFYRELADIFTVPLRPSNRWAGFKILRERWFAHLESTRRRAVLLIDEAQEMNPSVLCEMRLLASARFDSQPLLCVVLAGDARLPDKLRQEALIPLGSRIRTRLATEHASHDELAACLDHLINCAGNASLMTPQLRQTLCDHAAGNYRILTSLAAELLAAGAQRDLPVLDEKLYFDVFAQPATPQARRAQPARKTASQARQGL
- a CDS encoding transposase; amino-acid sequence: MTVKNDKRERDRWARLRFSIVGSLLAAPPEDGELRAALQVLAEKTWRHPVSGQDMCFGLSTIERWYYVARRAPDPVATLKNRPRNDVGRFPAMATIAIATLTQQYREHSGWTVQLHVDNLCVALAKTDAPQPSYATVRRYLKAQGMFRRQRPKSDTAGALAARDRLERLEVRSFEVECVNQLWHCDFHHGSRKVLTRQGNWEKPLLFGVIDDRSRLVCHLQWYLDETAESLAHGLCQAFMKRGLPRALMSDNGAAMISEEVVGGLATLGVVHQTILPLSPYQNAKQESFWGRIEGRLMAMLEGEERLTLDLLNQATQAWVEQEYHRTRHSEINATPLEHYLEGPNVSRDCPASDVLRAAFRIEVTRTQRRSDGTVSLAGQRFEIPSRYRHLGVVNLRYARWDLTHVDLMDPHTGAILCAVKPLDKAANADGQRRALETVGPDLTPLPPTGMAPLLAQCIADYAATGLPPAYLPHHDQENSHE